A genomic window from Tolypothrix sp. PCC 7910 includes:
- a CDS encoding SGNH/GDSL hydrolase family protein, whose product MRKIKKVFTLLLIATTVICFLVTGTKLSTATEIHCSLLGKDCQTLSVVKQPQNLSAAIASTVQQLLKPSPKVVFFGSSTTVGVGSTRGDRRWTTLLSRYLGWQEINQGLSGSTITKSSKKADSAWRIPPGVERSRQDVLRYKPDLVVMMYGTNDIYRQVPLGSASQDQAGTFYTDVKTLLTTLKSNLPPDRLIVSTPQPSVATQKIRAPYDLALQARVREVGAMLIDAGNEAISPLELPQYVADGLHPNNLGHAAIASFMAGKMADLGLVAPPPEAVGGNHLTAQLVPVKGGRLHIDLDNPLKFGEIRTIEAEWVASGQAVLAVLRPNGRGGYEIIYRTPSFAVDPGRDRIKVPRWWVLDGDRLAVWTQGDCLGSEATSQGTAHHLYSAVESDVDINDVNQEFLLSDSHRLAIWTGK is encoded by the coding sequence ATGAGAAAAATTAAAAAGGTTTTTACGCTGTTGCTAATAGCTACTACAGTCATTTGCTTTTTAGTAACAGGAACCAAATTATCAACTGCAACGGAGATTCACTGTTCTTTGTTAGGTAAAGATTGCCAAACATTGAGCGTGGTAAAACAACCACAAAACTTATCTGCTGCGATCGCTAGCACTGTACAACAGCTATTAAAACCATCCCCGAAAGTGGTATTTTTTGGTTCGAGTACTACTGTAGGTGTAGGTAGTACTCGAGGCGATCGCCGTTGGACTACGCTGCTTTCTCGATATCTTGGTTGGCAAGAAATTAACCAAGGTTTGTCCGGTTCTACGATTACTAAATCTAGTAAAAAAGCAGATTCTGCTTGGCGCATTCCACCAGGTGTTGAGCGATCGCGTCAGGATGTTTTACGTTACAAGCCGGATTTAGTGGTGATGATGTATGGAACTAATGATATTTATCGTCAAGTTCCTTTAGGTTCAGCTAGCCAAGATCAGGCAGGGACATTCTACACAGATGTCAAAACTTTACTGACCACTCTCAAATCAAATTTGCCACCAGACCGATTAATTGTGTCTACGCCTCAGCCTAGTGTAGCGACACAGAAAATTCGCGCTCCTTATGATTTGGCATTACAAGCACGAGTGCGTGAGGTGGGAGCAATGTTGATTGATGCAGGAAATGAAGCTATTTCCCCATTAGAGCTACCTCAATATGTTGCTGATGGGCTACATCCCAATAACTTGGGACATGCTGCGATCGCCTCATTTATGGCAGGTAAAATGGCGGATTTAGGTTTAGTAGCGCCACCACCTGAGGCTGTAGGAGGAAATCACTTAACAGCACAACTTGTACCTGTTAAAGGCGGCAGATTGCACATAGACTTAGACAATCCATTAAAATTTGGAGAAATCCGCACAATTGAGGCTGAATGGGTCGCTTCTGGTCAAGCAGTCTTGGCGGTATTACGTCCTAATGGACGTGGTGGCTATGAAATTATCTATCGTACACCTAGTTTTGCTGTGGATCCAGGACGCGATCGCATCAAAGTTCCTCGTTGGTGGGTTCTCGATGGCGATCGCTTGGCTGTGTGGACTCAAGGAGACTGCTTAGGCTCAGAAGCGACAAGCCAAGGAACAGCACACCATTTATATTCTGCTGTTGAGTCTGATGTAGATATTAACGATGTGAATCAGGAATTTCTTTTGTCAGATTCCCACCGCCTAGCTATTTGGACAGGAAAATGA